The following are encoded together in the Vigna angularis cultivar LongXiaoDou No.4 chromosome 9, ASM1680809v1, whole genome shotgun sequence genome:
- the LOC108347114 gene encoding uncharacterized protein LOC108347114, whose translation MKTEQHHANRRLSPSLQHKIIKTAKPAAYFILLLLTYSFGYLSHHPASTSLPLSPSSSPPQFPEPVIRFPINTTELNPFRITTRCADPIPPETIRRTLVDRLFNGTSPFENFPPPHAAEKLRRTKRVKGWGSTGAVFENLIRRVQPRTVVEVGTFLGASAIHMAELTRQLGLQTQILCVDDFRGWAGFRERFMHIPILNGDVWLFYQFLQNVVTFNQTGSILPVPFSSGSTLMLLCEWGVYADLVEIDAGHDFLSAWADINRGFRILRPGGVIFGHDYFTAADNRGVRRAVDLFAKVHNLKGVHEKTGGAERSSYHHTIVTKWPKLGSILMELQNYVARSITVNHT comes from the exons ATGAAAACTGAGCAACACCATGCCAACAGAAGACTTTCACCTTCGTTACAACATAAGATCATCAAAACGGCAAAACCCGCCGCGTACTTTATCCTTCTTTTGCTAACCTACTCCTTCGGTTACTTATCCCACCACCCTGCTTCCACTTCATTACCACTCTCACCCTCATCATCACCACCACAATTTCCAGAACCTGTCATTCGTTTCCCAATCAACACCACCGAGTTAAACCCGTTCCGAATCACGACACGCTGCGCCGATCCAATTCCGCCGGAGACAATCCGCCGGACTCTCGTGGACCGCCTCTTCAACGGCACCTCACCGTTCGAAAACTTCCCGCCGCCGCACGCAGCGGAGAAGCTACGGCGGACGAAGAGGGTGAAGGGTTGGGGCTCCACCGGCGCTGTATTCGAGAACCTCATCCGCCGCGTGCAGCCGCGGACCGTCGTTGAAGTTGGCACGTTCCTCGGCGCGTCCGCGATTCATATGGCCGAGTTGACTCGCCAACTCGGCCTCCAAACTCAGATTCTCTGCGTTGACGACTTTCGCGGCTGGGCAGGGTTCAGAGAGCGGTTCATGCACATACCGATCCTAAACGGCGACGTTTGGCTCTTTTACCAGTTCCTTCAGAACGTGGTTACTTTTAACCAAACCGGGTCAATTTTACCTGTTCCGTTTTCAAGCGGGTCGACCCTGATGTTGTTGTGCGAGTGGGGCGTGTACGCGGATTTGGTTGAGATCGATGCGGGTCACGATTTTTTGTCTGCTTGGGCTGATATTAACCGGGGCTTCCGGATCCTCCGACCCGGTGGGGTTATTTTCGGGCACGATTATTTCACTGCAGCAGATAATAGAGGGGTTCGGAGAGCCGTTGATCTATTTGCTAAAGTTCACAATCTGAAG ggAGTGCATGAAAAAACAGGAGGTGCAGAAAGAAGCAGCTATCATCACACAATAGTCACAAAATGGCCCAAACTGGGAAGTATTCTCATGGAGTTGCAAAACTATGTGGCCCGGTCCATTACAGTTAATCATACATAA